In a single window of the Bacteroidota bacterium genome:
- a CDS encoding acyl-CoA carboxylase subunit beta produces MESKIKLLDEKIQEAQLGGGAKRIESQHKKGKLTARERIHFLVDENSFEEIGMLVTHRATDFGIDKEKYLGDGVVTGFGRIDGRLVYVFAQDFTVFGGSLSETHAKKICRIMDLAMQNGAPVIGLNDSGGARIQEGVVSLGGYADIFYRNTLASGVIPQISAIMGPCAGGAVYSPAITDFIMMVENTSYMFVTGPNVVKTVTHEEVTSEELGGAMTHATKSGVTHFTCVNEIDCINRLRSLVSYMPQNCEEEAPRLAYEVTNEKREKLNSIIPDNPNQPYDIREVINEVIDKDSFLEVHKDFAENIVVGFARLAGRSIGIVANQPIHLAGVLDINSSTKAARFVRFCDCFNIPLLVFEDVPGFLPGTDQEWNAIITNGAKLLFAFSEATVPRITVITRKAYGGAYDVMNSKHIGADMNYAWPSAEIAVMGAKGAAEIIFKKEISEAKDSLAAWKEKENEYNQLFANPYKAAEHGYIDEVIRPDETRTKLIAAFRMLENKAVKLPRKKHANIPL; encoded by the coding sequence ATGGAATCGAAAATCAAGTTACTGGACGAAAAGATACAGGAAGCACAACTGGGTGGTGGAGCTAAAAGAATAGAATCGCAACATAAGAAAGGAAAACTTACTGCCCGTGAGCGGATTCATTTTTTAGTTGATGAAAATTCGTTCGAGGAAATTGGAATGCTTGTTACTCATAGAGCTACTGATTTCGGTATCGATAAAGAAAAATATCTTGGTGATGGTGTTGTGACCGGATTCGGACGAATCGATGGAAGGTTAGTTTATGTATTCGCTCAGGACTTTACAGTATTCGGAGGATCACTTTCTGAAACGCATGCAAAAAAGATCTGTCGCATAATGGATCTTGCAATGCAGAATGGCGCACCGGTAATCGGATTAAATGATTCAGGTGGAGCAAGGATTCAGGAAGGTGTTGTTTCACTTGGTGGTTATGCAGATATTTTTTACCGCAATACATTAGCATCAGGTGTCATTCCTCAGATCTCTGCGATCATGGGACCATGCGCAGGTGGCGCAGTTTATTCACCGGCCATCACAGATTTTATTATGATGGTAGAAAATACTTCCTACATGTTTGTTACCGGTCCGAACGTTGTGAAAACCGTAACGCATGAAGAAGTTACTTCAGAAGAATTAGGTGGTGCAATGACACATGCAACTAAATCAGGTGTGACACATTTTACATGTGTAAATGAAATTGATTGTATCAATCGTTTGCGTAGTCTGGTAAGTTATATGCCGCAGAACTGCGAAGAAGAGGCTCCACGTTTAGCTTATGAAGTGACAAATGAAAAAAGAGAAAAACTAAATTCAATCATTCCTGATAATCCGAATCAACCATACGATATCCGCGAAGTGATAAACGAAGTGATCGACAAGGATTCATTTTTAGAAGTACATAAAGATTTTGCAGAAAACATTGTAGTAGGTTTTGCACGACTTGCAGGAAGAAGTATTGGTATTGTTGCAAATCAACCGATTCATCTGGCGGGTGTACTCGATATTAATTCATCCACAAAGGCTGCACGTTTTGTTCGCTTCTGCGATTGTTTCAACATTCCATTACTTGTATTTGAAGATGTACCGGGATTTTTACCGGGCACTGATCAGGAGTGGAATGCCATTATTACAAATGGCGCGAAACTATTGTTTGCATTCAGCGAAGCAACTGTTCCACGGATCACTGTGATCACGAGAAAAGCTTATGGCGGTGCATACGATGTAATGAATTCAAAACACATCGGTGCCGATATGAATTATGCATGGCCAAGTGCAGAGATCGCTGTAATGGGCGCAAAAGGAGCTGCGGAAATTATTTTCAAAAAAGAAATTTCTGAAGCGAAAGATTCTCTTGCAGCATGGAAAGAAAAAGAGAATGAATACAATCAGCTTTTTGCCAATCCATATAAAGCTGCTGAACATGGTTACATTGATGAAGTGATCCGTCCGGATGAGACCAGAACTAAACTGATCGCTGCATTCAGAATGCTGGAGAATAAAGCAGTAAAATTACCTCGTAAAAAACATGCAAACATTCCTTTATAA
- a CDS encoding T9SS type A sorting domain-containing protein has protein sequence MVISNDNGMTWGSSPVIPGPILSVNQHDNKIYVCSQTVGILCSSDSGLTWTNLLNRRYINHLYVTDSIIWAPNVLRLIFYSFDGGITFDSVNTPDNFYTSIGFTLNSGYIFAGMEAGGIWRTPYMNPINTTSELVDEPLTLFPNPAVNSITVKDRTELFVYEISDPLGRKIKKGISFGTIDISFLKAGEYYLSTYDNSGPAVKFIKQN, from the coding sequence TTGGTTATTTCGAATGACAACGGAATGACATGGGGAAGTTCACCTGTTATTCCCGGACCAATTTTAAGTGTAAATCAACACGACAATAAAATATACGTATGTTCTCAAACAGTCGGAATTCTTTGTTCATCAGATAGCGGACTTACATGGACAAATTTATTGAACCGAAGATATATAAATCATCTGTATGTCACCGATTCCATAATCTGGGCGCCGAATGTATTAAGATTAATTTTCTATTCTTTTGACGGAGGTATTACGTTTGACTCCGTAAACACACCAGATAATTTTTACACATCAATTGGTTTTACATTAAATTCCGGATATATTTTCGCTGGCATGGAAGCAGGTGGAATCTGGAGAACACCTTACATGAATCCTATCAATACCACTTCAGAATTGGTAGATGAACCTTTGACCTTATTTCCAAATCCTGCTGTAAATTCTATTACTGTTAAAGATAGAACCGAACTTTTTGTTTATGAGATTTCCGACCCCCTTGGAAGAAAAATAAAAAAAGGAATTTCATTTGGGACGATCGATATCAGCTTTCTGAAAGCCGGAGAATACTATTTATCTACCTACGACAATTCCGGACCTGCAGTGAAATTCATTAAGCAGAATTGA
- a CDS encoding OsmC family protein, with product MKFVEHIKVTNIGQHYETKVIAGNHTLTTDEPVDHGGKDLGPTAHQMLLSSLGACTAITLRMYADRKQWDLQKVHVYLNMEKVMEGTEEITKIYTKLEFEGNLDEEQIKRLKIISEKCPVHKTLVGKVVVEEMK from the coding sequence ATGAAATTCGTAGAACACATCAAGGTCACCAACATCGGTCAACATTACGAAACAAAAGTAATTGCAGGCAATCATACCCTCACAACTGATGAACCTGTCGATCACGGTGGAAAAGATCTTGGCCCGACCGCACACCAGATGCTGCTCTCTTCACTGGGCGCATGTACTGCCATCACTCTGCGAATGTATGCCGACCGCAAACAATGGGACTTGCAAAAAGTTCATGTGTATCTGAATATGGAAAAAGTTATGGAAGGCACTGAAGAAATAACAAAGATCTATACCAAACTTGAATTCGAAGGAAATCTGGATGAAGAACAGATCAAGCGACTTAAAATTATTAGCGAGAAATGTCCGGTGCATAAGACGCTGGTGGGGAAAGTGGTTGTGGAAGAAATGAAGTGA
- the ybeY gene encoding rRNA maturation RNase YbeY gives MKPAPITFFKQEISFRLNKKDQLTKWITSAAKKENFTITELNYIFCSDPFLKKMNVKFLKHNYFTDIITFDNSIEKGKIIGDIFISIDTVRINAKQYETTFDDELHRVMIHGLLHLTGYSDKSPMKQKEMRRMEDYWLKKLK, from the coding sequence ATGAAACCCGCCCCAATCACTTTCTTCAAACAAGAAATCTCTTTCCGTCTCAACAAAAAAGATCAACTCACAAAATGGATTACCTCCGCTGCGAAAAAAGAAAATTTCACCATCACTGAATTGAATTATATTTTCTGCTCAGATCCATTCCTAAAAAAAATGAATGTGAAATTTTTAAAACATAATTATTTTACAGACATCATCACATTCGACAATTCGATCGAGAAAGGAAAGATCATTGGTGATATTTTTATTTCTATCGATACTGTTCGCATAAATGCCAAACAATATGAAACAACTTTTGATGATGAATTGCATCGTGTAATGATTCATGGCTTGTTGCATCTCACAGGTTATTCTGACAAATCGCCGATGAAGCAAAAGGAGATGCGGAGGATGGAGGATTACTGGTTGAAGAAATTGAAGTAA
- a CDS encoding DUF3179 domain-containing protein, with protein sequence MYRFFYICTIAFLFFEIINCMMVLPLPIKLEFENVSVAYWIYKYRWEIRLELLVGIIFGIFGAYRKSRLSVVILSTLTVVTIFFCNFKYTATKMYRRSAPKLMVNSDSNKVDLDRLIVGMVKNCEARAYPIQFLAYHQRVFDGMCGKRFMMTYCPVTRTAKAYLTDYEGKNDYYRYLGLINNDAIYEDFKTGTWWSQSTGKGIAGKRKGESLREWPCYVTTLRQWLTYNPESLILQPDERYADQYKKNESFEFGEMFEGFEISKRSFKNDGIEISDNYKVSSEEENRLYSKNILLFN encoded by the coding sequence ATGTACCGTTTCTTTTATATATGTACGATTGCTTTTCTGTTTTTTGAGATCATCAATTGTATGATGGTTCTTCCCTTGCCCATAAAACTGGAATTTGAAAACGTATCCGTTGCCTATTGGATCTATAAATACAGATGGGAGATACGTCTGGAATTATTGGTAGGAATTATTTTTGGAATTTTCGGTGCTTATAGAAAAAGCAGATTGTCTGTCGTTATCCTTTCCACATTAACTGTAGTGACTATTTTCTTCTGTAATTTCAAATACACAGCAACAAAAATGTATCGCCGTTCAGCACCTAAGCTGATGGTCAATAGCGATAGTAATAAAGTTGATCTCGACAGGTTGATCGTTGGAATGGTGAAGAACTGCGAAGCAAGAGCCTATCCGATCCAGTTTCTTGCCTATCATCAAAGAGTATTCGACGGCATGTGTGGAAAGAGATTTATGATGACTTACTGTCCGGTTACAAGAACAGCGAAGGCTTATCTGACCGACTATGAAGGCAAGAACGACTACTATCGCTACCTTGGTTTGATCAACAATGATGCGATCTACGAAGATTTTAAAACAGGAACCTGGTGGTCACAGTCAACCGGAAAAGGAATTGCGGGGAAAAGAAAAGGAGAGTCACTTCGGGAATGGCCGTGTTACGTAACAACCTTAAGACAATGGCTGACATATAATCCGGAGTCGCTGATCTTACAACCTGATGAACGTTACGCAGATCAATATAAAAAAAATGAATCGTTCGAATTCGGTGAAATGTTTGAAGGATTTGAAATCAGTAAGCGGTCATTCAAAAATGATGGGATAGAAATTTCCGATAATTATAAAGTTTCTTCTGAAGAAGAAAATAGGTTGTATTCAAAAAATATTTTGTTGTTTAATTAA
- the purD gene encoding phosphoribosylamine--glycine ligase: MSVKILLIGSGGREHAFAWKLSQSKKCEKLFIAPGNAGTKDCGENIDLDVKSFSAIKDFVLQNKVELVIVGPEEPLVNGITDFFLDDEKLKSIPVIGPTKAGALLEGSKDFAKEFMQKNAIPTAAFQTFTKETLNDGLKFLESLKAPYVLKADGLAAGKGVIIPETLEAAKSELTDMLTSGKFGSAANKVVIEEFLKGIECSVFVLTDGVSYKILPEAKDYKRIGEGDTGLNTGGMGAVSPVPFVDAEFMNKVEERIIKPTIAGLKNAKIRYQGFIFIGLMNVDGEPYVIEYNVRMGDPETEVVVPRIKNDLVELFLATANVQLNTIDFEIDPRTALTIMMVSGGYPGDYEKGKVISVESTNGSLIFHAGTKSMSGNSVVTNGGRVLSITAFGATISEARKKAYEQISSIKFEGAYFRGDIGKDLLEFKEKA; encoded by the coding sequence ATGTCAGTAAAGATTTTGCTCATTGGTTCCGGAGGAAGAGAACATGCATTTGCATGGAAACTTTCACAAAGTAAAAAATGTGAAAAGCTATTTATAGCTCCCGGAAATGCGGGAACAAAAGATTGCGGAGAAAATATTGACCTTGATGTAAAATCATTTTCCGCAATAAAAGATTTCGTTCTTCAGAATAAAGTTGAGTTGGTAATTGTTGGTCCGGAAGAACCTTTAGTCAATGGCATTACAGATTTTTTTCTTGACGATGAAAAATTAAAATCGATTCCTGTTATTGGCCCGACGAAAGCAGGCGCTTTGTTAGAAGGAAGTAAAGATTTTGCAAAAGAATTCATGCAGAAGAATGCAATTCCGACTGCAGCATTTCAGACTTTTACAAAAGAAACACTCAATGATGGATTGAAATTTCTTGAATCGTTGAAAGCGCCCTATGTATTAAAAGCCGATGGGCTTGCTGCCGGCAAAGGTGTTATCATTCCTGAAACACTGGAAGCTGCGAAGTCTGAATTGACCGACATGCTTACATCAGGTAAATTTGGTAGCGCAGCAAATAAAGTTGTGATTGAAGAATTTCTTAAGGGAATTGAATGTTCAGTTTTTGTTCTTACTGATGGAGTTTCATATAAGATCTTACCTGAAGCAAAAGATTATAAACGAATAGGCGAGGGCGATACCGGATTGAATACCGGTGGAATGGGAGCTGTGTCACCGGTTCCATTTGTTGATGCAGAATTCATGAACAAAGTTGAAGAGCGAATTATAAAACCGACAATTGCAGGATTGAAGAATGCAAAGATCCGCTATCAGGGATTTATTTTTATCGGACTGATGAATGTAGACGGTGAACCATATGTGATCGAATACAATGTTCGTATGGGAGATCCGGAAACAGAAGTTGTCGTTCCAAGAATTAAGAATGATCTGGTTGAATTATTTCTTGCAACAGCAAATGTTCAATTGAACACGATCGATTTCGAAATAGATCCCCGAACGGCATTAACGATAATGATGGTTAGCGGAGGTTATCCGGGCGATTATGAAAAAGGAAAAGTAATTTCCGTTGAAAGTACGAACGGCAGTCTGATTTTTCATGCCGGAACAAAATCAATGTCAGGTAATTCAGTTGTTACCAATGGCGGTCGGGTGCTGAGTATTACGGCTTTTGGAGCAACTATTTCTGAAGCGAGAAAGAAAGCCTATGAGCAGATTTCTTCGATAAAATTTGAAGGCGCGTATTTCAGAGGTGATATTGGCAAGGACCTTTTGGAATTCAAGGAAAAGGCATAA
- the trpS gene encoding tryptophan--tRNA ligase gives MQKEIVVSGIRSTGNLHLGNYFGAIQNFIKMQHEYNCYFFIADYHSLTTHPVPSDLHNTVKQVLVEYLACGLDPEKSTLYVQSDLPETAELYLLLNMNAYVGELERSTTFKEKIRKQPDNINAGILTYPVLMAADILIHRAVKVPVGKDQEQHLEFSRQFGNRFNRLYNTELFPEPFAFNYGTNLVKIPGLDGSGKMGKSEGEGNAIFLSDTPEAIRKKVMRAVTDGGPTEENQKKPEVIENIFTLMKAVSSEETVKHFDELYNKMQIRYGDLKKQLAEDMISFTTPFREKITELSKDETTISKVVRLGAEKARASAAATVNEARKAIGIRSF, from the coding sequence ATGCAAAAAGAGATCGTTGTCAGCGGCATCCGCAGTACAGGAAATTTACATCTGGGAAATTATTTTGGAGCGATTCAGAATTTTATAAAAATGCAACATGAGTACAATTGCTATTTCTTCATCGCTGATTACCATTCTCTCACTACACATCCCGTTCCATCGGATCTGCATAACACGGTGAAACAAGTACTCGTAGAATACCTTGCCTGCGGACTAGATCCTGAAAAATCTACACTTTATGTTCAAAGCGATCTGCCGGAAACAGCAGAACTCTATCTGCTTCTGAATATGAACGCTTATGTAGGTGAACTTGAAAGGTCAACTACTTTCAAAGAAAAGATCCGCAAGCAACCGGACAATATCAATGCAGGAATTTTAACTTATCCGGTTCTGATGGCTGCAGATATTCTTATACACCGTGCCGTTAAAGTTCCTGTCGGAAAAGACCAGGAGCAACATCTGGAATTTTCCCGTCAGTTCGGAAACAGATTCAACAGACTTTACAACACGGAACTATTTCCTGAACCATTTGCATTTAATTATGGAACTAATCTTGTAAAAATTCCGGGACTTGATGGCTCAGGAAAAATGGGCAAGAGCGAAGGCGAAGGAAATGCTATTTTCTTATCTGATACCCCGGAAGCGATCCGCAAAAAAGTAATGCGAGCTGTAACCGATGGCGGTCCGACGGAAGAGAATCAAAAGAAACCTGAAGTGATCGAAAATATTTTCACTTTAATGAAAGCTGTTTCTTCTGAAGAAACTGTAAAGCACTTTGATGAGCTTTATAATAAAATGCAGATCCGTTATGGTGATCTGAAAAAACAATTAGCGGAGGATATGATTTCATTCACTACACCTTTTCGTGAAAAGATTACAGAACTTAGTAAAGATGAAACGACGATCAGTAAAGTTGTCAGATTAGGTGCTGAAAAAGCACGTGCAAGTGCAGCTGCGACTGTGAACGAAGCGAGAAAAGCGATTGGAATAAGAAGTTTTTAA
- a CDS encoding pirin family protein, with product MKTIFHAASSRGHADHGWLNAHHSFSFASWYDPSRVHFGMLRVLNDDIVAGGQGFGTHPHNDMEIITIILKGALEHKDNMGNGSVIRPGDVQVMSAGTGVMHSEFNPSKDEATNLFQLWIFPKEKGIKPSYDQRTFDINDRKNKIQTVVSGFKTGDELYIHQDAAISLSDLDKGTELKYAMKSKENGAYIMVINGAVEIEGQKLQQRDAIGVWENENVSIKASENAEIIIIEVPMN from the coding sequence ATGAAAACCATTTTTCACGCAGCTTCATCACGCGGACATGCTGATCACGGCTGGTTAAATGCACATCACAGTTTTAGTTTTGCGAGCTGGTATGATCCTTCACGCGTACATTTCGGAATGCTTCGTGTTCTGAACGACGACATCGTTGCCGGTGGACAAGGGTTTGGAACGCATCCGCACAACGATATGGAGATTATCACCATTATATTGAAAGGTGCACTTGAGCACAAAGACAATATGGGTAATGGTTCCGTTATCAGACCAGGCGATGTGCAGGTCATGAGTGCAGGAACGGGAGTGATGCATTCGGAATTTAATCCGTCGAAAGACGAAGCGACCAATCTGTTTCAACTCTGGATCTTTCCGAAAGAAAAAGGGATTAAACCAAGTTATGATCAACGTACATTCGATATCAATGACAGAAAGAATAAGATCCAGACGGTAGTTTCCGGATTCAAGACCGGCGATGAACTTTATATTCATCAGGACGCAGCTATATCATTATCTGACCTGGATAAAGGAACTGAATTGAAATACGCAATGAAATCGAAGGAAAATGGTGCTTACATTATGGTAATAAACGGTGCTGTTGAAATCGAAGGACAGAAACTTCAACAACGTGATGCAATCGGTGTCTGGGAAAATGAAAATGTTTCCATAAAAGCATCAGAGAATGCAGAAATTATTATCATTGAAGTTCCAATGAACTAA
- a CDS encoding ATP-binding protein, which translates to MQLTGESQTLELASTPESISVVERMIDDIRNKYNVSEDMFGNMLVAITEAVTNAIYHGNKSDGTKKVSISCTHAPGSIVFTIADEGTGFDYYNLPDPTAPENLEKECGRGIFLMKHLTDQLIFSEDGRVVEMSFKIS; encoded by the coding sequence ATGCAACTTACAGGCGAAAGTCAGACACTGGAACTAGCGTCCACACCCGAAAGCATTTCGGTGGTTGAACGTATGATTGATGATATCCGCAACAAGTACAACGTGAGTGAAGACATGTTCGGAAACATGTTGGTTGCTATCACAGAGGCGGTGACCAATGCTATTTATCATGGCAACAAATCTGACGGAACTAAAAAAGTTAGCATCAGTTGTACCCATGCACCCGGCTCAATTGTTTTTACAATTGCAGACGAAGGAACAGGTTTCGATTACTACAATTTACCTGACCCAACTGCTCCTGAAAATCTGGAGAAAGAATGTGGTCGTGGTATTTTCTTAATGAAGCATCTTACAGATCAATTGATCTTCTCAGAAGACGGCCGCGTCGTAGAGATGAGTTTCAAGATCTCTTAA
- a CDS encoding CDGSH iron-sulfur domain-containing protein: MENKITVTGTGPYMVTGTMTLTDANGNQIEKKETFALCRCGHSANKPFCDGQHRTNTDWLNQK, translated from the coding sequence ATGGAAAATAAAATCACAGTAACAGGAACCGGACCTTACATGGTCACAGGTACAATGACATTAACTGATGCGAACGGAAATCAGATCGAGAAAAAAGAAACTTTCGCTCTTTGCCGTTGTGGACACAGTGCTAACAAACCATTCTGCGATGGACAACATCGTACGAATACAGACTGGTTAAACCAAAAATAA
- a CDS encoding YceI family protein, which yields MKKITLMAAMLVTMTASVFAQQNWKLDGAHSKIRFTTKYLLISDVDGEFKKFVVTANSSAADWSDLKVTASVDVNSITTDNEQRDGHLKGDDFFNAEKYPKMTFTSTGIKSLGNKKYSLTGQLTIRDVTKTVTLPLVYGGTVTDPWGNIKAGFKATGSINRQEYGLKWSNKAATGEAVVSDDVDFTIDLILIKDVPKQ from the coding sequence ATGAAAAAAATCACACTTATGGCCGCTATGTTAGTCACAATGACAGCATCAGTGTTTGCACAACAAAACTGGAAGCTCGATGGAGCACATTCGAAAATCCGTTTCACTACGAAATATCTGCTGATCTCTGATGTAGATGGTGAATTCAAAAAATTTGTCGTAACAGCAAATTCTTCTGCTGCAGACTGGTCAGATCTTAAAGTAACTGCTTCAGTTGACGTGAATAGTATTACAACAGATAACGAACAGCGCGACGGGCATTTAAAAGGTGACGATTTCTTCAACGCAGAGAAATATCCTAAGATGACTTTTACAAGCACAGGCATAAAAAGTCTGGGAAATAAAAAATACTCTCTCACCGGACAACTTACGATCCGTGATGTCACAAAAACAGTGACTCTTCCATTAGTATATGGCGGAACAGTTACTGATCCTTGGGGAAATATAAAAGCCGGCTTTAAAGCAACCGGTTCAATCAATCGCCAGGAATATGGTTTAAAATGGTCTAACAAAGCTGCAACAGGAGAAGCAGTCGTTAGCGATGATGTGGACTTCACGATCGACTTGATCCTCATCAAAGATGTTCCAAAACAATAA
- a CDS encoding nitroreductase family protein, with the protein MTIHNLISKRKSIRAFSERPIDDETMISLFEAARWAPSSANEQPWRFILARKQDKEAFAKMQECLNEGNKIWAKDAAALIITIAKKHFSFNEKSNVYSWHDVGLATAMLSVQATELNLFLHQMGGFNSAKAKEEFQIPDEYEAVSIIAVGYEGNPEALPENLRAREVGERKRKPLSELVFSANFGEENELFKTETNK; encoded by the coding sequence ATGACAATTCACAATCTCATAAGCAAACGAAAAAGCATCCGTGCATTCTCTGAGCGTCCGATCGACGATGAAACAATGATCAGTCTTTTCGAAGCTGCACGTTGGGCACCGTCATCGGCAAATGAACAACCGTGGCGATTTATTCTTGCCCGAAAGCAGGATAAAGAAGCTTTTGCAAAAATGCAGGAATGTCTGAATGAAGGAAATAAGATCTGGGCGAAAGATGCAGCAGCATTGATCATAACGATTGCTAAAAAACATTTTTCTTTTAATGAAAAGTCAAATGTATATTCATGGCACGACGTAGGATTGGCGACTGCAATGTTATCAGTGCAAGCGACAGAATTGAATTTGTTCCTGCATCAGATGGGCGGATTCAATTCAGCTAAGGCGAAAGAAGAATTTCAGATTCCTGATGAATACGAAGCAGTAAGTATTATTGCAGTAGGTTATGAAGGAAATCCTGAAGCATTACCGGAAAATCTCCGGGCCAGAGAAGTTGGCGAAAGAAAACGTAAACCATTATCTGAACTCGTTTTCTCTGCTAACTTTGGCGAAGAAAATGAATTATTCAAAACAGAAACCAATAAATAA
- a CDS encoding MarR family transcriptional regulator, with product MELEKEINQKKFRNESHKLMVNIIYTFNWLNGQQSDFLKPFDITYQQFNVLRILRGQQMQPASIKLIRERMLDKMSDASRIVEKLRMKGLVERHICQHDRRSCQVFITQKGMDLLSKIDTNEVKQTDLMIALSEKEKVELNLLLDKLRG from the coding sequence ATGGAGTTAGAAAAAGAAATCAATCAGAAGAAGTTTCGCAATGAAAGCCATAAACTCATGGTCAATATTATTTATACGTTCAATTGGTTGAATGGACAACAAAGTGATTTTTTAAAACCATTCGACATCACCTACCAGCAGTTCAATGTCCTCCGCATTTTACGCGGACAACAGATGCAACCTGCCAGTATCAAATTGATCCGTGAACGTATGCTTGACAAAATGAGCGACGCTTCCCGCATCGTAGAAAAACTCCGCATGAAAGGCCTGGTCGAGCGACACATTTGTCAGCACGATCGCCGTTCATGTCAGGTCTTCATCACTCAAAAAGGAATGGACCTGCTAAGTAAAATTGATACTAACGAAGTGAAACAAACTGATCTGATGATTGCGCTTTCTGAAAAGGAGAAGGTGGAGTTGAATTTGTTGTTGGATAAGTTGAGGGGGTAA
- a CDS encoding transposase → MPNAYQIDKQDGIYFMTSNLVGWVDLFIRERNKRILADSLNFCIKNKGLNVHAYVFMSSHIHMVASSRNNNLSQIMCDFKKFTSTQLIREMLTVKESRREWMVPIFRNAGELNSKNKHFQLWQNGNHAKETFSPEFTEQKIRYIHQNPVKEGIVVRAEDYLYSSARDYMGMKSPVNISKLYFDQFGKCTY, encoded by the coding sequence ATGCCAAACGCTTATCAAATAGACAAACAGGATGGAATTTACTTTATGACCAGCAATCTGGTTGGGTGGGTGGATCTTTTTATCAGAGAGAGAAATAAGAGAATTTTAGCGGATAGTCTTAACTTTTGTATTAAGAATAAAGGCTTGAATGTTCATGCATATGTTTTTATGTCAAGTCATATTCATATGGTTGCAAGTTCAAGAAATAATAATCTGAGTCAGATCATGTGTGACTTTAAAAAGTTTACAAGCACCCAACTCATTCGTGAAATGCTGACAGTGAAAGAAAGCCGGCGTGAGTGGATGGTTCCCATTTTCAGGAATGCCGGTGAATTGAATTCAAAAAACAAGCATTTTCAATTGTGGCAAAATGGAAATCATGCCAAAGAAACATTTTCTCCTGAATTTACAGAACAAAAAATAAGATACATACATCAAAATCCGGTCAAGGAAGGTATAGTCGTTCGCGCAGAAGATTATTTGTATAGTAGTGCAAGAGATTATATGGGAATGAAAAGTCCTGTGAATATTAGTAAATTATATTTTGATCAGTTTGGCAAATGCACCTACTAG
- a CDS encoding ribonuclease E inhibitor RraB: MRIRKAKILDRKIKYRPRNNFEYFFYAYDSDNAESLTKELTALGYSAEITDISDSSILFLINGFTSDYTSIDKDIASWFNQMTNLAKKHKCEFDGWERRFNI, from the coding sequence ATGAGAATACGTAAAGCGAAAATATTAGACCGAAAAATAAAATACAGGCCAAGAAATAATTTTGAGTACTTTTTTTATGCATACGATTCCGACAATGCGGAATCACTAACTAAAGAACTTACTGCTCTTGGCTATAGTGCAGAAATTACGGACATCTCTGATTCATCCATTTTATTTCTAATAAATGGATTTACTTCTGACTACACTTCAATTGATAAGGACATTGCTTCCTGGTTCAATCAAATGACTAATCTTGCAAAAAAACACAAATGTGAATTTGACGGCTGGGAACGTCGGTTCAATATATAA